AATGATATCGGTTTGCAAACTACAGCAACAACAACTCCAACATTGTGTGCAGGAACTTATTTTGTTCAGGTAACCGATGCTGCAGGTTGTGTTACCATTGCCCCTACAACAATCACAGAGCCCGATTCAATCGGATTTAGTGTAGCGAATGCACAAGATCCATTGTGTAATGGAAATGCAAACGGAAGTATCACAATTATTCCTTCAGGGGGAACATTGGCGTATGCATATTCATGGACGCCAGCTCCTGCACTTGGACAAACAACTGCAACTGCAATTAATTTAGATGCAAATACTTATGTGGTGACTGTTACCGATGCCAATGGCTGTGTTGCTACGCAAACAGTAACGTTGGTAAATCCAACGTCTTTAACCATCAGCAGTACTTCTGTAAATTCAAGTTGTAATACCATCCCCGATGGAAGTATTGATGTAACTGTTGGTGGTGGAACTCTTCCATATGCCTATCAATGGAGTGGAGGTTCAACGGCTGTGACAGAAGATTTAACCGGAATTTTAAGTGGCACATATACCATCACCGTTACCGATTCAAATTCATGTACAATCGCTGATACGATTATTTTATTGCCAAATCAAACAGTAATTGCAACTGCCGGAAATGATACTTCTTTCTGTCAATCAGGTACAATTACATTGGACGCTTCTGCAAGTGTAAATGGAATTACTTTCCAATGGTTTGATATGTCAAATGTACTTTTAGGTTCTTCTACAACGTTAACATTTAGTCCACCTGCAGGTACAAATAGTTTTTATGTGGTGGTAGATAACGGAACGGGTTGTGCGGATAGTGATACGGTGGATGTTACCGCCAATCCATTGCCAAATGCGAATGCCGGAACGGACGCAACCATTGTCATTGGAGCCAATACAACCATTGGTGGTAGCCCAACAACAACTACTGCCGGAGCAACCATTCAATGGACACCAACACCAGGTGCTTTGGATAATCCGAATGCAACTAATCCTGTTGCAACACCATCCTCAACCACAACATATACCGTTACCATTACATCGCCACAAGGTTGTGTTGCTTCCGATTCAGTTGTTGTTACTGTTTTGCCTACGATTATTTTTCCTGATGGTATTTCTCCGAATGCAGATGGTGCAAATGATGAATGGATTATTGATGGAATTGAGTTGTTCCCGAATTGTGAAGTAGAGGTGTACAACCGTTGGGGTGAATTGTTATTCCAATCTGTAGGATATAAAGAAAATTGGGATGGTACTTACAAAGGTGAACAGTTACCTGTTGGAACCTATTATTATGTCATTGATTTAAAAGATCCATTGTTTCCGGATGCATACACCGGACCAATAACGATATTGCGATAAACCTTAATGTCTTACCCTTTCATCAAATTGATAGAGGGAGTAGATGAAAGGCTAAAAAATAAAAAAAATGAAAAAGTATTTTTACATATTTATTTTCATATTAAGTTCAGTTGTTGTTCGTGCACAACAGTTGCCACATTACAGTAATTATATGATCAATGATTATGTAATGAATCCTGCGATTGGTGGAACTGATAACTATTTTGAAGGTGTTTCAAATAATCGTTATCAATGGATTGGAATTACGGATGCTCCACGCACCTATATTTTGAGTGTGAATGGTCCAACCAAAAATTTAAAAATGGGATTGGGTGGTTTGTTGTTTACCGATATTGTTGGACCTACCCGAAGAACCGGATTGTATTTTTCATACGCGTACCATTTGAAAGTATCTGAAAAGGTAAAAATTTCATTGGGATTGTCTGGTGGAATTCTTCAATTTATGGTCGATGGTTCTAAAATTACCCTACGTGATCCTTCTGATTTGGTTATTAGTAATGGTGTACAATCGGTATTGATGCCGGATTTTGGAGCGGGTGTGTATGCGTATTCAACGGATAAAAAATGGTATGTAGGTGCAAGTGTGCCACAGATCTTGCAAAATAGAATAAAGTTTTTTGACAATTCAACGACCTCTTTAAGTAAACTGGCAACGCATTACTATGTTACAGCAGGATATAAATTTACAATTACGGACGATATTAAAATCGAACCATCTACCTGCTTAAAATATGTGAAACCGGCTCCATTTCAGTTCGATCTTGGCTTGAGAGCCATCTACCAAGAGAAAATATGGATTGGTGGTGCTTTCCGATATTTAGATGCTGTTTCGGCAATGGTAGGCTATACAATGCAAGAGAACATCACATTTGCGTATTCCTATGATTTTACGATGACGAACATTAAAAAATACAGTACAGGCACACACGAGCTGATGATTGGGATTAAATTCCATAGAAAGAAAGAGAGTAAGGATGCAGTGAAAATGCAGTAAATATTTCGTTTTGATTTTGAATCCCGTTTTACTTTTCTTGTAAAACGGGATTTTTATTTAATATAAAATTGTCAAAAACGTATCCTAAAGTTTTTAACTTTGAGAACATATTCATATTTCAATTGTATTATAACTATTAAACTTAAAACGATAACTATGTTAATCAACAAAATTAAAACATTAGCGGGGGCGTTGGCCATTGTCGCTATAACAACTTCTTCAATTAGTGCGCAACAGTTAAAAGTTCCTGCACCAAGTCCGTTACAAACCGTAAAACAGGCGTTTGCTTTGTCCGATATTACAGTTGAATATTCTCGTCCAAGTGCAAAAGGGCGTGTTATTTATGGTGATGTAGTTCCTTTTGGTAAAGTATGGCGTACAGGTGCAAATGCTGCAACCAAAATTACGTTCGGTGAGGATGTGAAAGTAGAAGGAATGGATGTAAAAGCTGGGACGTATGCGATTTATTCGGTTCCGAATAAAGACACTTGGGAAATTATGTTGTACAAAGATTTAACCATGGGTGGTGATGTTGCTTCTTACAAAAAGGAAGACGAATTGATTCGTTTTGTGGTTAAGTCAACTGCTATTGCTGAAAAAGTAGAAACATTTACTATCAATGTGGCAGATGTTACTTCTAGTACTTCAAATATCGAATTGATCTGGGAAAAAACGCGTGTAGCATTTAAAGTAGTAGCGGATATCGATTCAAAAATTATGAAAACAATTGAGTCGACTGTTGTGAAAGACAGCAGACCTTATTTTCAAGCGGCAAGTTATTATTATGAAAATGATAAAGACTTGAAACTAGCAGGTGAGTGGGTAGACAAAGCAATTGCAAGCAATCCAAAAGCATATTGGGTAGTTTTGTTAAAAGCAAAAATCCAATACAAAGCAAAGGACTTTAAAGGAGCATCTGCAACAGCAGAGCAAGTGAAAGTATTGGCGAAAGAAGATCAAAACGATGATTACATCAAAATGGCGGATAAAATTATCGCTGATAGTAAGAAATAAACGAAACTTAATTATTCCTAAAAAATCCTGCCTCGAGCAGGATTTTTTAGTTTATACCTTTTTCTTGTTCAGGAATATCTGAATTAAAAATGCGAATGCCATTACTAACAAACAGCCAATCACATTCAACCATAAAAATGCTGTTAAGTCAACTATCCAAGCATAAACGATAAAGAGTTCAGCGAGAATGGCTGCGTAAAAAACAGCTGTTCCGTTTATCTTCTTCATATAAAAGGCAACCAGAAAAACACCTAGAATGGTTCCGTAAAATAAAGAACCTAAAATGTTAACGGCTTCAATTAAATTACCAAGTTTGCTGGCATAGAGAGCGGTGATGATGCAAAAAATGCCCCACAATACCGTTGCCCATCGGGATGCGGAGAGATAGGTTTTATCAGATTCTTCTTTTTTAAAGATACGTTTATAGAAATCTACAATGGTGGTGGAAGCCAATGAATTTAATCCGCTTGCCGTTGAGCCCATGGCAGCTAAAAAGATAATCGCAATTAACAATCCGATAATTCCTATTGGTAACTGTTCTGTCACAAAAGTCAAGAAAATGAAATTGGTGTCGTTCACATCCGCTTTCGGATTGTTTTTTGTCATCAATGCTGTTACTTCTTTTCGGATAGAGCTACTTTTTTTATCGGCTTCTTGCACATTAATACGAGCTGCATCAATGGCAGATTCATTGTTGCTATGAACCGCTTCTACCAAAGCATTTACCTCGACTAGTTTTTCTTCGTGAGCAAGGTGATACGCATTTTCGAGTTGTTGATACTCCTGCTTGTAATTACTGTTTTCGATCCTGTTGACCTCTACCTTGTTGAAAAAAATAGGCGCTTGATGAAATTGATAAAAAGTAAAAACCAATACCCCAATTAATAAAATAAAAAATTGCATTGGTATTTTAATAAGTCCGTTCATCACCAATCCTAATCTGCTTTGAGCAATCGACTTCCCTGTTAAGTATCGTCCAACTTGCGATTGATCGGTTCCAAAATAGGAAAGTTGCAAAAAGAAACCACCAATAATTCCCGACCAGATGTTGTAACGGTTGTTCAAATCGAAGGTGGTGTCAATGGCATTTAGTTTTTCCATTTTACCGGCAATATGCAATGCATCGGTGAAACTTACATTATCAGGCAGCAAGTGGACAACCATATAAGCCGCTAAAAACAACCCGGCAAAAATGATACTCATTTGTAATAATTGTGTGTAGGAAACAGCTTTGGTTCCTCCATAAACGGTATAGGTAATCACTAATAATCCATTGGCGATAATCGTATACGTAATGTCAATATTTAAAATGGTGGAAAGGATAATTGCGGGTGCATAAATGGTGATTCCGGTTGAAAGCCCTCGTTGTAGTAGAAATAAAAAGGCTGTGAGTGAACGTGTTTTATTGTCGAATCGTTTTTCTAAATATTCATAGGCTGTATATACATTCAGTTTGTGAAAAATGGGAATGAAGGTGATACACAATACCACCATCGCCAAAGGCAAACCAAAATAGAATTGTACAAATCGCAAGCCATCCGAATAACCTTGCCCCGGTGCTGAAAGAAACGTAATTGCACTCGCTTGTGTGGCCATTACAGATAATCCTACATGATACCAGGGCAATTGTCGGTCCGCTAATAAATAGGTGTCAATATTTTTTGCACCGCGACTTTTCCAAACACCATAAATGATGATGGAAAGCAAGGTGATGCTTAATACCAACCAATCGATTAAACTCATTTATAATGTTGGGTGAAAAAATAAAGAAAAACAATTACGCAAATCAACACTCCAATCACAAGTGCGTAAACATTTTTCCATGATTTTAAAATTGGTGATTTTTCTTCTTGTTCCATACTTAATTGTTTTTTGGAATGCTCAATAAGTTTGCAAACAAGCGGTAAGCACCGGGAATACCGGCAGGTAACTCTCTGAAGAAAACCAATCCGGTATACACGAAGTTTCCTTTTCCGTATTTAGCAACAATCAAACTTCCATCACTTGGTTTTTCATTTGGATCTTTGATGCTAAAAATGGTTTCGTATTGTTTATCGATTTCAGTTGCAAAATAAATACCTCGTTCCTGAATCCATCCGTCAAAATCTTTTACAGTGATTTTATTTGGGAAATTTAATATTGGATGTTTTTCATTGTTGAATTGCACATTCGCTTTTTCATCGGTTACCCTGTCGCGCGAAATGGTGAATGGGAAAGGACCGATGTTTGCTTTTACCGGCCCGATTCGATTGTTCGTATTGTATTGCACAATTAAATTTCCTCCGTTTTTTACATAGTCCATCAGTTTTGTATAATGCACTTGCAAACGATCGTTGGTATTGTATGCTCTTACTCCGGATACAATTGCATCATATTTGGATAAGTTTTCGTTGGTTAATAAGGCGTCATCCAAAATGGTGACTTCATAACCGATTTGTTTCAAACATGCCGGCACATCATCTCCTGCCCCGGGAATATATCCGATTTGAAGGCCCGTTTTCTGAACATCAATATTTACCAAGCCAGCTTCTGCATCACTTAAAATAAATTGATACGGAATGTGATCGTATTCAATTCGCTTGATGCTTTTGTTGTAAAATTTGTTTTCGATTGTGATAGTAGCTGATAATTGTCCTTCTGTGGCCGTTTTTTCCATTGAAACAACTGCTTCCATAACCACTTCATCACCTTTATTGATTAATTTAAATTCTGGATTTTTGATGGCAATGTTCCATCCATTTGTTGCTTTTATTTCCAATGTGCCATTAATATTTGCTTTGTTTGCCTTGATTGTAAGGGAAATTGTTCTGGCTATGCCATTGTTGAATACAAATACTTTTTCTGGGAAATTGACTGTTGCCGGTGGAAGGATTTCAAACGGGCGATAAATCTCACCTTTTACGGGGTCAGTAAATTTGTATGTCAGTTCACGTGTGATGGTTAAGTTTAAATCTTGAATCGTAATTTTAAACTGAACATTTGTTTTTGATTCATTTTCGGGCTGTCCGATGAGCAAAGGATTTTTTACGGAATAAATGCCGATGTCGTGTTTTTCGTTTAGCCAGTAAGGATTGGAGTAGGGAAGCGAAGTGGCTATTTTTTCTTTACGTTTGAACGTGTATAATTCATTTGGTTTTAAAATAAGTGCAGTGGTGGTATCACTTTGTTGTAAGAACGAAACAGTATTTAATTTTACTTCGTTTTTATTTCTATTAATGATTTGTGTGGTGATTACAACCTCTTGTTCAGCTATGCCAATGTAGTTGTCAGCAGAAGCTTCCATCCATAAGCCGGAACAAGCCAATAATAGGTTTTCGGTTTCTTTTAATTTTAATTTTTTCCAA
This window of the Bacteroidota bacterium genome carries:
- a CDS encoding type IX secretion system membrane protein PorP/SprF: MKKYFYIFIFILSSVVVRAQQLPHYSNYMINDYVMNPAIGGTDNYFEGVSNNRYQWIGITDAPRTYILSVNGPTKNLKMGLGGLLFTDIVGPTRRTGLYFSYAYHLKVSEKVKISLGLSGGILQFMVDGSKITLRDPSDLVISNGVQSVLMPDFGAGVYAYSTDKKWYVGASVPQILQNRIKFFDNSTTSLSKLATHYYVTAGYKFTITDDIKIEPSTCLKYVKPAPFQFDLGLRAIYQEKIWIGGAFRYLDAVSAMVGYTMQENITFAYSYDFTMTNIKKYSTGTHELMIGIKFHRKKESKDAVKMQ
- a CDS encoding DUF2911 domain-containing protein; the protein is MLINKIKTLAGALAIVAITTSSISAQQLKVPAPSPLQTVKQAFALSDITVEYSRPSAKGRVIYGDVVPFGKVWRTGANAATKITFGEDVKVEGMDVKAGTYAIYSVPNKDTWEIMLYKDLTMGGDVASYKKEDELIRFVVKSTAIAEKVETFTINVADVTSSTSNIELIWEKTRVAFKVVADIDSKIMKTIESTVVKDSRPYFQAASYYYENDKDLKLAGEWVDKAIASNPKAYWVVLLKAKIQYKAKDFKGASATAEQVKVLAKEDQNDDYIKMADKIIADSKK
- a CDS encoding sodium:solute symporter, which translates into the protein MSLIDWLVLSITLLSIIIYGVWKSRGAKNIDTYLLADRQLPWYHVGLSVMATQASAITFLSAPGQGYSDGLRFVQFYFGLPLAMVVLCITFIPIFHKLNVYTAYEYLEKRFDNKTRSLTAFLFLLQRGLSTGITIYAPAIILSTILNIDITYTIIANGLLVITYTVYGGTKAVSYTQLLQMSIIFAGLFLAAYMVVHLLPDNVSFTDALHIAGKMEKLNAIDTTFDLNNRYNIWSGIIGGFFLQLSYFGTDQSQVGRYLTGKSIAQSRLGLVMNGLIKIPMQFFILLIGVLVFTFYQFHQAPIFFNKVEVNRIENSNYKQEYQQLENAYHLAHEEKLVEVNALVEAVHSNNESAIDAARINVQEADKKSSSIRKEVTALMTKNNPKADVNDTNFIFLTFVTEQLPIGIIGLLIAIIFLAAMGSTASGLNSLASTTIVDFYKRIFKKEESDKTYLSASRWATVLWGIFCIITALYASKLGNLIEAVNILGSLFYGTILGVFLVAFYMKKINGTAVFYAAILAELFIVYAWIVDLTAFLWLNVIGCLLVMAFAFLIQIFLNKKKV
- a CDS encoding PIG-L family deacetylase, whose protein sequence is MKLKVLFIVSFFLLNTYSYCQTVASFNSAEIVQGLKKLNTVGSVLYIAAHPDDENTRLLGYLANERNLRTGYLSLTRGDGGQNLVGKEQGELLGLIRTQELLAARRIDGAEQFFTRANDFGYSKNPEETFSFWNKDSILADVVFAIRKFKPDVIICRFPTTGEGGHGHHTASAMLAVEAFDAAADPKKFPEQLKYTEVWQAKRIFWNTFNFGTTNTTANNQLKIDVGGFNPLLGESYGEIAARSRSCHKSQGFGSAKQRGSNIEYFKLLKGDSVKTDLFEGISTSWTKLKGQEKLQKLITDCINNYQPQTPEKSISALVSIYKQLLLVDEKDAIASYWKKLKLKETENLLLACSGLWMEASADNYIGIAEQEVVITTQIINRNKNEVKLNTVSFLQQSDTTTALILKPNELYTFKRKEKIATSLPYSNPYWLNEKHDIGIYSVKNPLLIGQPENESKTNVQFKITIQDLNLTITRELTYKFTDPVKGEIYRPFEILPPATVNFPEKVFVFNNGIARTISLTIKANKANINGTLEIKATNGWNIAIKNPEFKLINKGDEVVMEAVVSMEKTATEGQLSATITIENKFYNKSIKRIEYDHIPYQFILSDAEAGLVNIDVQKTGLQIGYIPGAGDDVPACLKQIGYEVTILDDALLTNENLSKYDAIVSGVRAYNTNDRLQVHYTKLMDYVKNGGNLIVQYNTNNRIGPVKANIGPFPFTISRDRVTDEKANVQFNNEKHPILNFPNKITVKDFDGWIQERGIYFATEIDKQYETIFSIKDPNEKPSDGSLIVAKYGKGNFVYTGLVFFRELPAGIPGAYRLFANLLSIPKNN